acccAACTCAATGCGCCAACGCAACCAAATACGACAGACAATAGCTCTGATCGAACTGTCGACGTACTTGTACACGACGCTCCGAATATGCCGAGATTTTTCCAGTCTGTGACATCAACGCCTTTTCACGTGACTGGACCACCTCCTCCGGGATTTGTAATAGCTCCTTACCAACCTCCTCGTTTCCATACAGGCGGCAATGTGGAAGATTTATTGGGAGATGTCCAATCTGCTACTACAATACAAACTACATACATTCAACAAAACTCCATATTCATGTGCAACACGCGAAACATTGTTCAGAATAAGTGCTGTTGTCAGAATCGCGATTCGAACGCAAAGACTGAAGTTTGTCAAGAGCAAACACCAAAATGTTACGTTACGGAAAAGAACATTGAATTAACCTATGATTATCCTAGAACCACACCCATTCCAAGTAGTCCTAGCCAAAAATCAGGAGATGAAATCAAATCAACCACAACCGAAGTGGCAAGCACAGTTGTTTTCGTCGAAAAGAAGATGCCAGTAAAGCCAAAGAAATTCGATTTCTTTTTTAGATCGCGTTCTGCACCAGTCGGAGAAAACGAAGAACCAATATATGCAACAGTTAATAAGCTGCCAAAGAAATTAAGAAGAATGGAACTGGCAAATCTTGAAAAGGAGGTGGCATATAAAACAAGTGAGATAGAATCATCCACACGGACGGAGATTACTCTGAAAACTGATTCAGAGTCGCAAGTTCCACCTCCAGATGACGATACTAGCCGATCAGAACGAGAAAAGTCCACAATACCACAAAGGCAAGAGTCGCCGAAGGCAAAGAAACGAAAGCGATTTTCACTAACATTCAAAAAACGAGAAAGAAAAAGACGAGAGAAGAAAGCAGAAGTCAAAAACGGAGTGAAGAATGGTGTACCAGTTCAAGTGGAGAGTGATAATGAAAGGCTGATAGAGGAACAGGATCCCAAGCACAAGCACTGCACAAGGCATCGACCGATGCCCCGTAGCGCCATGTCGTCTTCGAACTATAGCCCGCGTTATAAGCGGGATAGCTATCAGGTACTTTCAGGATTTTTTATTGCCAGCATAGCAGCCATTGTCTCCATATCTGAAGATTGGGGCATTCACACGCTTTGTCATACATTATATTAGTTACATGTAAGTAGTTGTCAAGTTATAGATTATCCATGCTCTAGTTCCATAAAACACtcatatgtatacattttattttatgtattattgttattatatgtatgtaagtatatgtGTATTACAGTATACTCACCAACATTTTGTATTATTCTGCTCCGCACCCTGACACCACAAAACACCATCATATTCTCCATCTCCATCAAATAAGTGTACGGGCAAAAGTTTGCGTGTGATTGCCCTACATCATAGCATATATAGTCGTGAATTAATTAAGCATAGACAAATATCAGTGAACCATACAGTTAGATCCATAGCaagtttatagtttattttataatgtaaatataggtacatatatcaTTCGTCGTAGTTTAAGAGTTATTAATGAAAGCATTATTCTCAGGTATTTTTTCCATAGTctgattcataattttattggtTGTATACTTTGTATTGTATTCTATGATCATAAAATTTACAGTTATCTTTTTACAGGAgatgacaacatcacattcagaGCACGAACGCACTAACAGCATGTGCTCCTCTGTGAACTCATTGGGATCTGCGTGCACACACAAATCGAGGAAACTATCAGTGGCGCCCCAAGACGGCTCCATACCTTGGTGCGGTTGCTGGGGAGCTGGTTGTGTTTAACCGTGAACTTGGAACCCAAGATTGATACCACGTGAATTACAAACAATATGGT
This region of Vanessa cardui chromosome 25, ilVanCard2.1, whole genome shotgun sequence genomic DNA includes:
- the LOC124540407 gene encoding uncharacterized protein LOC124540407 isoform X1, which encodes MCNADIDRYKPALRTPRSIPVLIDVWRGGNMSSVTGASMLRTRRKDVNVKPNRKLDRKSSRGMLYENEELRLRTININAEVERGQSDIKKLKRENEQLKREISALRYEYDRLDRMLRERRSSPEHSDQSQADPYESEYPDYPPDNIEPAEHSDSASVCSACPECASADGSVRAVAFHDLSVVPEEGEQENKSGAATPCTCDECQKDAKRDEETKKSNKKETVLTKETKQTQLNAPTQPNTTDNSSDRTVDVLVHDAPNMPRFFQSVTSTPFHVTGPPPPGFVIAPYQPPRFHTGGNVEDLLGDVQSATTIQTTYIQQNSIFMCNTRNIVQNKCCCQNRDSNAKTEVCQEQTPKCYVTEKNIELTYDYPRTTPIPSSPSQKSGDEIKSTTTEVASTVVFVEKKMPVKPKKFDFFFRSRSAPVGENEEPIYATVNKLPKKLRRMELANLEKEVAYKTSEIESSTRTEITLKTDSESQVPPPDDDTSRSEREKSTIPQRQESPKAKKRKRFSLTFKKRERKRREKKAEVKNGVKNGVPVQVESDNERLIEEQDPKHKHCTRHRPMPRSAMSSSNYSPRYKRDSYQEMTTSHSEHERTNSMCSSVNSLGSACTHKSRKLSVAPQDGSIPWCGCWGAGCV
- the LOC124540407 gene encoding uncharacterized protein LOC124540407 isoform X2; the encoded protein is MCNADIDRYKPALRTPRSIPVLIDVWRGGNMSSVTGASMLRTRRKDVNVKPNRKLDRKSSRGMLYENEELRLRTININAEVERGQSDIKKLKRENEQLKREISALRYEYDRLDRMLRERRSSPEHSDQSQADPYESEYPDDSASVCSACPECASADGSVRAVAFHDLSVVPEEGEQENKSGAATPCTCDECQKDAKRDEETKKSNKKETVLTKETKQTQLNAPTQPNTTDNSSDRTVDVLVHDAPNMPRFFQSVTSTPFHVTGPPPPGFVIAPYQPPRFHTGGNVEDLLGDVQSATTIQTTYIQQNSIFMCNTRNIVQNKCCCQNRDSNAKTEVCQEQTPKCYVTEKNIELTYDYPRTTPIPSSPSQKSGDEIKSTTTEVASTVVFVEKKMPVKPKKFDFFFRSRSAPVGENEEPIYATVNKLPKKLRRMELANLEKEVAYKTSEIESSTRTEITLKTDSESQVPPPDDDTSRSEREKSTIPQRQESPKAKKRKRFSLTFKKRERKRREKKAEVKNGVKNGVPVQVESDNERLIEEQDPKHKHCTRHRPMPRSAMSSSNYSPRYKRDSYQEMTTSHSEHERTNSMCSSVNSLGSACTHKSRKLSVAPQDGSIPWCGCWGAGCV
- the LOC124540407 gene encoding uncharacterized protein LOC124540407 isoform X3; amino-acid sequence: MCNADIDRYKPALRTPRSIPVLIDVWRGGNMSSVTGASMLRTRRKDVNVKPNRKLDRKSSRGMLYENEELRLRTININAEVERGQSDIKKLKRENEQLKREISALRYEYDRLDRMLRERRSSPEHSDYPPDNIEPAEHSDSASVCSACPECASADGSVRAVAFHDLSVVPEEGEQENKSGAATPCTCDECQKDAKRDEETKKSNKKETVLTKETKQTQLNAPTQPNTTDNSSDRTVDVLVHDAPNMPRFFQSVTSTPFHVTGPPPPGFVIAPYQPPRFHTGGNVEDLLGDVQSATTIQTTYIQQNSIFMCNTRNIVQNKCCCQNRDSNAKTEVCQEQTPKCYVTEKNIELTYDYPRTTPIPSSPSQKSGDEIKSTTTEVASTVVFVEKKMPVKPKKFDFFFRSRSAPVGENEEPIYATVNKLPKKLRRMELANLEKEVAYKTSEIESSTRTEITLKTDSESQVPPPDDDTSRSEREKSTIPQRQESPKAKKRKRFSLTFKKRERKRREKKAEVKNGVKNGVPVQVESDNERLIEEQDPKHKHCTRHRPMPRSAMSSSNYSPRYKRDSYQEMTTSHSEHERTNSMCSSVNSLGSACTHKSRKLSVAPQDGSIPWCGCWGAGCV
- the LOC124540407 gene encoding uncharacterized protein LOC124540407 isoform X4 produces the protein MCNADIDRYKPALRTPRSIPVLIDVWRGGNMSSVTGASMLRTRRKDVNVKPNRKLDRKSSRGMLYENEELRLRTININAEVERGQSDIKKLKRENEQLKREISALRYEYDRLDRMLRERRSSPEHSDDSASVCSACPECASADGSVRAVAFHDLSVVPEEGEQENKSGAATPCTCDECQKDAKRDEETKKSNKKETVLTKETKQTQLNAPTQPNTTDNSSDRTVDVLVHDAPNMPRFFQSVTSTPFHVTGPPPPGFVIAPYQPPRFHTGGNVEDLLGDVQSATTIQTTYIQQNSIFMCNTRNIVQNKCCCQNRDSNAKTEVCQEQTPKCYVTEKNIELTYDYPRTTPIPSSPSQKSGDEIKSTTTEVASTVVFVEKKMPVKPKKFDFFFRSRSAPVGENEEPIYATVNKLPKKLRRMELANLEKEVAYKTSEIESSTRTEITLKTDSESQVPPPDDDTSRSEREKSTIPQRQESPKAKKRKRFSLTFKKRERKRREKKAEVKNGVKNGVPVQVESDNERLIEEQDPKHKHCTRHRPMPRSAMSSSNYSPRYKRDSYQEMTTSHSEHERTNSMCSSVNSLGSACTHKSRKLSVAPQDGSIPWCGCWGAGCV
- the LOC124540407 gene encoding uncharacterized protein LOC124540407 isoform X5; protein product: MSSVTGASMLRTRRKDVNVKPNRKLDRKSSRGMLYENEELRLRTININAEVERGQSDIKKLKRENEQLKREISALRYEYDRLDRMLRERRSSPEHSDQSQADPYESEYPDYPPDNIEPAEHSDSASVCSACPECASADGSVRAVAFHDLSVVPEEGEQENKSGAATPCTCDECQKDAKRDEETKKSNKKETVLTKETKQTQLNAPTQPNTTDNSSDRTVDVLVHDAPNMPRFFQSVTSTPFHVTGPPPPGFVIAPYQPPRFHTGGNVEDLLGDVQSATTIQTTYIQQNSIFMCNTRNIVQNKCCCQNRDSNAKTEVCQEQTPKCYVTEKNIELTYDYPRTTPIPSSPSQKSGDEIKSTTTEVASTVVFVEKKMPVKPKKFDFFFRSRSAPVGENEEPIYATVNKLPKKLRRMELANLEKEVAYKTSEIESSTRTEITLKTDSESQVPPPDDDTSRSEREKSTIPQRQESPKAKKRKRFSLTFKKRERKRREKKAEVKNGVKNGVPVQVESDNERLIEEQDPKHKHCTRHRPMPRSAMSSSNYSPRYKRDSYQEMTTSHSEHERTNSMCSSVNSLGSACTHKSRKLSVAPQDGSIPWCGCWGAGCV
- the LOC124540407 gene encoding uncharacterized protein LOC124540407 isoform X6 — encoded protein: MTDLIECCGNVAHHLSIRTSHKPTLMNQNTLIIHLIISSQLSIVASVCSACPECASADGSVRAVAFHDLSVVPEEGEQENKSGAATPCTCDECQKDAKRDEETKKSNKKETVLTKETKQTQLNAPTQPNTTDNSSDRTVDVLVHDAPNMPRFFQSVTSTPFHVTGPPPPGFVIAPYQPPRFHTGGNVEDLLGDVQSATTIQTTYIQQNSIFMCNTRNIVQNKCCCQNRDSNAKTEVCQEQTPKCYVTEKNIELTYDYPRTTPIPSSPSQKSGDEIKSTTTEVASTVVFVEKKMPVKPKKFDFFFRSRSAPVGENEEPIYATVNKLPKKLRRMELANLEKEVAYKTSEIESSTRTEITLKTDSESQVPPPDDDTSRSEREKSTIPQRQESPKAKKRKRFSLTFKKRERKRREKKAEVKNGVKNGVPVQVESDNERLIEEQDPKHKHCTRHRPMPRSAMSSSNYSPRYKRDSYQEMTTSHSEHERTNSMCSSVNSLGSACTHKSRKLSVAPQDGSIPWCGCWGAGCV
- the LOC124540407 gene encoding uncharacterized protein LOC124540407 isoform X7, coding for MTDLIECCGNVAHHLSIRTIHLIISSQLSIVASVCSACPECASADGSVRAVAFHDLSVVPEEGEQENKSGAATPCTCDECQKDAKRDEETKKSNKKETVLTKETKQTQLNAPTQPNTTDNSSDRTVDVLVHDAPNMPRFFQSVTSTPFHVTGPPPPGFVIAPYQPPRFHTGGNVEDLLGDVQSATTIQTTYIQQNSIFMCNTRNIVQNKCCCQNRDSNAKTEVCQEQTPKCYVTEKNIELTYDYPRTTPIPSSPSQKSGDEIKSTTTEVASTVVFVEKKMPVKPKKFDFFFRSRSAPVGENEEPIYATVNKLPKKLRRMELANLEKEVAYKTSEIESSTRTEITLKTDSESQVPPPDDDTSRSEREKSTIPQRQESPKAKKRKRFSLTFKKRERKRREKKAEVKNGVKNGVPVQVESDNERLIEEQDPKHKHCTRHRPMPRSAMSSSNYSPRYKRDSYQEMTTSHSEHERTNSMCSSVNSLGSACTHKSRKLSVAPQDGSIPWCGCWGAGCV